The Coriobacteriia bacterium genome contains a region encoding:
- a CDS encoding fused MFS/spermidine synthase, with the protein MKAENKARLLLFAYGLSGVAALAYELGWMRELSTMLGSTAYAQGTMLSAYMTGLGIGGLLGTWLVRRVVRPMVAASRAELSVALFSVIAFLCLHYMPGFYFDLVSGTRDVSAGKFLGTQFIISFVIMVLPTIAMGTTYPLIMKAVGHDEHIGALSGKLYAINTMGGIIGALLATFVFLPTVGVKGSLVIAACFSVLAAMLIRGLATREFKVFAFFKTPDFAVAIIIIAIISMIPARTGSPLGLGQVFYYTSSKAYKEASATRKVLFDKEGIYSRVQVVKNADGSKTLCNGALDEGTDNKFDRVTTTMLAAVPAMSTETPKSALVVGLGTGFTSKMYDDLGFKKITTVEINPDVLPASKFFIGKIPTDSAKWNVVVDDARAYILTNPEKYDCITSEPSWPWSSGVASLFTQEFISAAKTRLNDGGVYCQWLPEYLMQTKDVEMMYKTMRQVYDHVDVWHINFPNRSSGEILLIGHKDKSGVSQTTTKARLDRLIKTHPFNNRYVVPGCITPYKNMNVLRASLTDPSIPLNTDDHSRLEYRVFWNYVDNALTPQWEK; encoded by the coding sequence ATGAAAGCAGAAAACAAGGCACGGCTTCTTCTTTTCGCTTACGGTCTTTCCGGGGTGGCGGCGTTGGCCTACGAGCTCGGTTGGATGCGAGAGCTCTCGACGATGCTCGGCTCGACCGCCTATGCGCAAGGTACCATGCTTTCGGCCTACATGACCGGACTCGGCATCGGTGGCCTGCTCGGCACATGGTTGGTGAGACGAGTGGTGCGACCCATGGTCGCCGCTTCGCGTGCCGAGCTTTCCGTGGCGCTGTTCTCAGTCATCGCGTTTCTCTGTCTGCACTATATGCCCGGATTCTACTTCGACCTCGTCAGCGGTACCCGCGATGTCTCCGCCGGAAAATTTCTCGGCACCCAATTCATCATATCTTTCGTCATCATGGTGCTGCCGACCATTGCGATGGGAACGACCTATCCGCTCATCATGAAAGCCGTCGGCCACGATGAACATATCGGTGCGCTTTCGGGAAAACTCTATGCCATCAACACCATGGGAGGAATCATCGGTGCGCTCCTTGCGACCTTCGTGTTCTTGCCGACGGTCGGAGTCAAGGGCTCGCTTGTAATCGCGGCTTGCTTCTCGGTGCTCGCCGCAATGCTCATTCGCGGTTTGGCGACGAGGGAATTCAAAGTATTCGCCTTCTTCAAGACTCCTGATTTTGCCGTTGCAATCATCATCATCGCAATCATTTCGATGATTCCGGCTCGCACCGGTTCCCCTTTGGGGCTGGGGCAAGTCTTTTACTACACCAGTTCCAAGGCGTATAAAGAGGCATCCGCGACAAGAAAAGTCCTTTTTGACAAAGAAGGTATTTATTCACGCGTGCAAGTGGTGAAAAATGCCGACGGCTCCAAGACGTTGTGTAACGGAGCTTTGGACGAGGGTACCGACAATAAATTCGATCGCGTCACCACCACCATGCTTGCGGCCGTTCCGGCGATGAGCACCGAAACGCCGAAGTCGGCTCTCGTGGTCGGACTCGGTACGGGGTTCACTTCGAAAATGTATGACGACCTCGGATTTAAGAAGATAACGACCGTCGAGATCAATCCCGACGTGTTACCGGCCTCGAAGTTTTTCATCGGTAAAATTCCGACGGACAGTGCCAAATGGAATGTCGTCGTAGACGATGCGCGCGCCTATATTCTGACTAATCCCGAAAAGTACGACTGCATCACTTCCGAGCCGAGTTGGCCTTGGTCTTCGGGAGTCGCCTCACTGTTTACCCAAGAGTTCATTTCGGCTGCGAAGACTCGCCTCAATGACGGCGGCGTCTATTGTCAGTGGTTGCCCGAATACCTCATGCAGACGAAAGACGTCGAGATGATGTACAAGACGATGCGCCAAGTTTACGATCATGTGGACGTGTGGCACATCAACTTTCCGAATCGCAGCTCCGGTGAGATTTTGCTCATAGGACATAAAGATAAGAGTGGAGTATCGCAAACGACGACGAAGGCTCGCCTCGACCGACTCATAAAGACGCATCCTTTCAACAACCGATATGTTGTTCCCGGCTGTATAACACCGTACAAAAACATGAACGTGCTCAGAGCTTCACTGACCGATCCGAGCATTCCGCTTAACACCGATGACCATTCACGCCTGGAGTATCGCGTGTTTTGGAATTATGTCGATAATGCACTGACACCGCAGTGGGAGAAATGA